AATTCATGATTAACCTTCTTGAAAACACAACTTTAGAAGTATTACAATTTAATGTTCAATTGGAGAAAGAAATTAAAAGCTATTTAGGTTACGATTTTAAATTAAAATTACAAAAAAAGACTTGATATTGTAACCCATGACGTTACACTCATATCTGGTGATCAAATCATTTCTTCATAAAGGTTTAGAAGATTTTTTCAATACTGGTAGCAAAAAAGGAATAAGACCTGATCACTCTAGTAAACTTGCAAGGATATTAGATAGGTTAGATGCCTCTTTAAAGCCTGAAGACATGGATTTACCAGGATACAAGCTTCATCCTTTAAAAGGTGATAAAAAAAAGCGATGGTCTGTTTCCGTAAATGGAAATTGGAGAGTTACTTTTCTATTTGTTGGTAAAGATGCAATTTTAGTTGATTATGAGGATTACCATTAATGAAAAACACTAAAACACGAAAGCCTACCCATCCGGGAGAAGTTTTACTCCAAGATGTCTTAAAACCTTTAAATTTACCTATTTCTGAAGCTGCGAAAAGTTTAGGTGTCTCAAGAAAAACTCTTTCTGAAATTGTGAATCAAAAAGCTGGGATTACTCCAAATATGGCTGTTAGAATCGCATATGCTACAAATACATCTGCTGAAAGCTGGATTCGAATGCAAGGAAAGTATGATCTTTGGTTAGCTATGCAAGAAAAAATAAATCATATCGAAAAATTCCCTATCGCTGTTTAAAATCAAACCGGCGTATAACTACGCCTTACCGCTACGCTGCGGGATTCACTACGTTCACCCTTGCTCGGGCTAAAGCCACATTGGCTTTCCGTCACGTTTCTCGCAGAGCAAGAAAACGCGCCGTCCGCCAACGTCGGTAAGGCTAGTTCGTTATACGACATTTCCTAAATTAAAATTATGAGTAATAATTCCGGCAATATACTTACAGATTTCATTGAAAAATTAGATTCTTTAATTATCTTATTGAGATTTTCAAGAGAAGAAATATATGAAAAACTACCGCACAATTTTCTTCTTTGGGGAGAAGGCAAAGAAATTGAAATCAATTACCTAAAATACAAAGAACAAATTCTCGATTCTACCACAATTTTAGGTTGTTCCTATTTTGAAAATTTTCTTCAAGATTTCTTTCGTGCACTATATAAGCACAATCCATCTTCACTACCGAATAAAAAAAAGATAGAAATAGATTTTATAATGAAAGTTAACACATACAATGAAATACTAGATTATATTATCGATAGCGAAATTCATGAGACATTTTATAAAAGTATTTCTGAGGTGCTAGCAATACTAAGTGATAAATTTGGGTTTCAAATTTCGGCAAACAATATTTCTTCAATTCAAACTGGATTTCTAATTCGAAACTGCCTGATTCATAATAAAAGATTATACGACAATAAGCTTGCAGATAATTTAAAAAAACCAGCTCTCACGCAAATAGATTTCAGCGAAAGTGAAATTCATGATCTTGGACTAGTTCTTAGAAATTTTTCAAGAGATTTATATGAGCAAGCAATTGTGAAAAAGATTATTTAACTTAACGTGGATAAAAAATGAATTCACAAGAATTAGAAAATTTTCTGAAGACAGAGTTTACTGCAATAAAAACTTACCCGACAGGACTAATTGCCTTAAATAGAGATAATTTGGACTATTTTGTTGAATCTTGCCATGAGTCTAAAATCAGGGAAATCATACCTCTTTATCATGACAAAGTAACACGCCTAATGAACACATTGCCTGGCATAGGAACCTTAACCCAATTCTTACTATGTTGCCATTCATAATGAAATTTTTAGAAAAGAAGACTTCCCTTTTCATTATTCTCTATCCGAATAAAAAGGAAACGTCGTATAACTACGCCTTACCGCTACGCTGCGGGATTCGCTTTCGCTCACCGGAAAAATTGAAAATTTTACCATTGTAGTTGTTGTTTTTGTAGACAAATCTAATAAATCCGATGAAAAATTAAGAATAATTTCCGCGAGAAAAGCTGATAAATCAGAAGAGAAAGAATATCTCCAAAGATTAGGTAAACACTAAGAAATGAAAAAACATTACGATTTCTCAAAAGGCAAAAAAGGAATCTTCTTCATTAAAGATAAGAAAGATATCCATCTTCCTATATACCTTGATAATGATATTGAAGAATATTTTTCCAAAATTGCTTTTTCAAAAGGTAAAGACATCAATTCTATAATTAATAAAGTTCTCAAGAAGGAAGTTGAACTGCAAAAGGAACTTTCAGCTTAAATATATTCTTCATACTTCCCGTTTTGTATGATGCTTACAAGCATACGAACAACAGTAAACATCATTTATTTAAAATTCGATTCCTGAAATAATTGTCTAATTCTAATATTGGTTAGTTTTTTTAAATGCATTTTCTCTTGGATAAAAAACGAGAAAGCAAATAAATCCAGTTAGTTCAACTGTTTATTCCACTTTAATTATCATCTTCCTAGCGATAATAATTGTTTTTAAATTTCTTAAACTCCAATAGCAATAGATTTTAATTAATAAAATATAAGTAACTGCATTCTAAATTTATAATTAGGAATGGGAAGATCCAATATTCACTAATAAAAGCTACGACGTATAACAACGCCTTACCGCTACGCTGCGGGATTCGCTTCGCTCACCCTTGCTCGGTCTCCGACACATTGTCCTCCGTTACGTTTCTTGCTTAAGCAAGAAAGCGTGCCGACGCTAACGTCTCTCCGAGACTCAGCTACGGACAACGTCGGTAAGGCTAGTTCGTTAGCCGAAAGTCAGTAATTCTATTAATTTGAAATACAGTGGAAATGAAAAAACTGAATATTTTAAGCAAAATTAAAGCGGATTATTAAAATTTTCTAACTCTTTTCTTTAAAACTTTGTTAAGAAAGAATCAGAAATTTAACATTTGTGTCCCTATTTTTTAATTCCATAGCTTGACATAATAATATATATCTCATAGTATATATTATTATGAATAGAGCTAAATTATTCAAAAATGGCGATAGTCAAGCAATAAGACTGCCGAAAGAGTTCAGATTTAATGGTAAGGAAGTCTATATCAGAAAAGAGGGAGCAAATGTTATCTTATCTCCTATTGATGATGCTGCCGATAGGCTCTGGAGCATCTTAGGGCAATTTCCTGACGACCTACGAATTGAAAGAAATCAGCCCAAAGGCTTCGACAAACGTGAAAGCATATGAGCCAATATTTATTAGATACGAATATCTGTATCTATATCATTAATAAAAGGCCAGAAGCTGTTCTCAAAAAATTCAAGAAAATCAGTTTAGATAATATCTTTATTTCCTCCATTACTGAATTCGAATTACGATATGGAGTCGAAAAGAGTCAAAGACATGAACAGAATTTAAGGATACTCGAAGATTTTCTTGGGTATCTTAATATCATTTCTTTTGACGGAAATGATAGCAATGTAGCTGCTAATGTTCGAACTAGGCTTGAAAAGAAAGGCGAAGTCATTGGACCATATGACTTATTAATTGCCTCTCAAGCTATTTCAAGAGAACTCATTCTTGTTACTAATAATGAAAAGGAATTCAAAAGAATTAAAGAAATCCAATTAGAGAATTGGATTCATTAACTCGCTGATCATCGGCTAACTACGCCTTACCGCTACGCTGCGGGATTCGTTTCACTCACCCTTGCTCATTATGCGACATTAGTTTAAAAATATTTCAAAGAGAACCCATGGGAAAAAAAATAACAATCTACCAAATTGATGATAATGAAACTGGTCCAAAAACGATTGAAGTTGGCGGATCCTCTCTAAGAGCAATTTATTCTCCGAGATCTAGATTAAAGGAATTATTAAATAGAACTGAATATAAAAATCCAGGTATCTATGTTTTAAATTCATTTCCAAAAGAAAATACTTTCAATGAGCGAATTTATATTGGAGAAGCTGATCCCCTTGAAGAACGATTAAAAAATCATTTATCAGACGATACAAAAGATTTTGTTGAATGTGTTGCGGTTTTCAGCTCCAATCCAGGTGAATTAACAAAAGCACATATTAAAAATATGGAATCAAAGCTATATGTATTTGCAACAAATTCAAAAAATTGTGAAATTGATAATTCAAATAAACCCACTCTTTCAACTTTATCTGAAGCAGATGAATCTTTGGTAGATAATTTTATTCAGCAAATAAAATTAATCTTTCCACTATTGGGATTTCGATTTTTAATTCCTTCCACTATTCTATCAGAAAACATAGAATTACAAAATCTCCAAAAATTTAAAATAACCAGAAAGGGACTTTCTGCAAATTTGATAATTAATGACCAAGGTTATGTTGTATTGAAAGGATCAACGGCGTCTAAAGAAGTCTTTTCCTCTTTAGGAAGCTATACAGCTTTAAGAAATAAACTAATTGAAACAAATGTTCTAATTGAATCAAATGGACATTTAGTTTTTAACGAAGATACAATTTTTAGTAGTCCGTCAGCAGCATCATGTATTGTATTAGGCACAGCATCATCTGGACCTGAAGAATGGAAGACTGAAACTGGAATTAAGCTGAAAGACATAAACTAACTTCGCATAACTAGGGTTTATCATGGACAGTTAGTATATATCCATCTAAGTCTTTGAATTGAAAAGTCATTCCAAAGGGCCCCATTTCAGGACTACTAATAATCTCCGCTCCCTTTTCTCTAATTTCTTTGCAATAAGCCACCGAATCGTCACATTTAAACCATAAAGCAATTCCTGTCCCTGGATTCTTTAGCTGTGATAAGTCGACAACCGGTTCACGAATCGCAAAAGGGATCGGAGAGGTATCAAATACCACAGCATGCGGTGGACTGAAGGAGGCTGTTCGAAAACCCAAAACCTCAGTATAAAACTTCTTTGAAGCCTCTATATTTTTTACCTGTATAGCAAGAAAGTCTGCCCCTTTTAGAGTTGCCATCATTTACCTCCCAAGCAATATCAGCACACTGATACATATAATATATCAGCATGCTGATATGTCAAGAGGAAATAATGAAGAAATTTTATGCAGAATCACACCCAGGTTATTTATTAAAAATTGCCCAGCATGAACTTCGTAAAATGATGGATAACAAATTAAAAGAAATTGAACTTACAACACCACAATATGCTACCCTGAATGCAATACACGAATATCCAGGAATCTCAAATGCCGAAATAGCACGTAAAAGTTTCATCACACCTCAGACATCTAATTTGATTATTAAGAATCTAGTAGAGAGAAATCTAATTATAAGAAAAGTAGATTCCAAACATGGAAGGATTCAAAAAAATACATTGTCTGAAGCCGGTAAAAGACTATTGGGAACTGCAAATAATTATGTTGAAACCGCCGAATATGAGCTATTTTCATCACTCTCACGGGAGGAAATAAAAATCTTAACATCGTTATTACAAAAAATATTAAAAAGAAAAATCGAAAAAAATATCTTTGGCTAGTTCGTTATACTAAATTTCAGGATTAAAATAACTTGAGCATTTTGAAAGCTATTCAATTTCCCTTTTTACTGACAGCACTATTGGGGCTTGTCGGTCTACAAACTAACTATTGGGTTGGGCTTCTATTAGATGCACCTATTCTTGAATTGGAAGAATTAGAGACGAGACCTCCTCGCCTTGTTGTACAGGTGACCAATTTAACCATGAAATCCGTCTTCCATAATCTCGTTATTAACATGAAGTTCGATCAAGACCCCATTGTAACTAAGGCCAACACAATAGCCATCCCACCTTCGTCTCTGCATCGTCGTGATCCATCTGTTGAAGGCAGAATTCTAGCCTTCTATATTCCGACAATTCAACCCGGTCAAAGTTATCATCTAGAAATTACCTTAGATACAACGCAAACACTACCAATGTATACCACCTTTCATCTGACTTCATCGGAAGCAGTTCTTCTAAAGCGTCCTTCCTTTGAGACATTCCTTCTGCGCCACCACATCCTTTTGAACGCAATTCTACTAAGTTTTTGGTCCCTCAGTATCGGCTTTTATTTCTGGAAAATCAATAAACATAAACGGAGGAAACGTTCATGAATAATAAAGCAGTTTTAGTAGTTGCAATCTTGATGCTGACAACGGTTAATTTGTATCCGAAAGAAACATGTATTATAGGCCTACGCGCACCAGATGGATCTCCAGCCAAATTTCAGATTATCGAACATAGTTCTTCTAAAGTGTTAGCAATTTCCAATAATAAGGGAGCTGCTACAATCATCTACGATTCTCCCGCTATGTTAGAAACGCTTTTAGTGGAAATTAAATTGGATATTTTGACCGCGAAAATTTATGCACTGCCCATTAAGCTCCGTGACTCATTCTATCCGGATGCCTACTGTGGGAAATGGCTCGACCTTAATTTTAACTAAGTCCAATTCAGAAACTGCGCATAACTATGGCTTATCGCTATGCTTTAGGATTCACTTCACTCACCTACGACCAACGTCGATAAGCCTAGTTCATTATCTGCAATTTAGTGCTTAAGAAGTGAATGATAAAATTACACCACTTAAAATCATTAGATTCAATTCTTACGCGTTTAAAAAAAAGGAGTCGATTTATGTCTAAAATTACACCCTTCCTTATGTTTAATGATCAGCTTGAGGCTGCAATAGCATTCTATACTTCAACGTTCCCTGATTCGGAAATAAAGAATATTGCTCGCACTGGCAACGATGGTCCAATTACATCGGCCGAATTCGTCATCGGCGGTCAATTTTTTATGGGATACAACGGCGGTTCATATTTCCAGTTTTCAAATGGTTTTTCGCTTTTTGTTGACTGTAGGGATCAAGAAGAAGTCGACGAGTATTGGAATAAGCTTATCAGCGCAGGTGCAAAACCACTCCAGTGTGGGTGGATTACTGATCAATTCAGTATAACTTGGCAAATCGTACCCAGACGTTTCATGGAACTTATTAACGATCCCAATCCGAAAAAAGTAAAAGCTGTAATGGATGCCATGATGGAAATGATAAAGCTTGAGGTTGCTACACTTGAAAAGGCTTATAATGAGGCTTAAGTAGTTTCGATAACTACAGTCTGTTCGATGAATCAGTGATCTATTTGGAGTTTGGGCCTATGGGCTGGATGATTTCAGAACTTAACTTTTTAAAAAGTTTCCCAAAATCCATCACGTTAGGGTAATAATGCGATGGATTTTGGAACACACATCAAGATTCACATAACTACGATTTATCGATACGCTGCGGGATTTTACCAAAGACCGGCGCACTCAAGATTGATTGCGATCGCTTGTTCGACGCTTTGGAAAAATTGAAAAAAAACGATAAGAAAGACATAGGCGAATAATAAAAGGAATCATATGAGAAAGTTAATTGCAGCAATCAATATGACACTTGACGGGTTTTGTGACCACACCTCAGGTGTCCCTGACGAAAAAATACATCAACATTATGCCGACCTGTTGAGAAGTGCTGATACAGCTTTATATGGCAGGATAACATACCAACTTATGGAATTTTGGCGAACCGTGCTGAAAAATCCCACAGGCGATAAAACAATGGACGACTTTGCAGCTGCAATAGACAACATACCGAAGATTATTTTTTCCCGCACACTGAAAAATGTAGATTGGAAAACTGCGAAATTAGCAACTCAAGACCTTGAGAAAGAAGTTTTGGATCTCAAGCAACAATCGGGTAAAGATGTTCTTGTGTGCAGTCCAAGCTTGATTGTAGCTTTGACGAAACTTAATTTAATAGACGAATACCAACTTTGTGTTCACCCTGTTATCGCAGGAAGTGGTTTGCCGTTATTTAAAAACATCAGTGAAAAAATTACGCTTAAACTCATAAAAACCAAAACGTTTAGCGCTGGTGCAGTCATTCTCTATTATGAACCGATAAATGTAAAAACAACGAATCATTAACATGAGGGTATTGGCATATCCCGAAAGTACGGCGAGCTTCGACAATAACGTCCCAATTGGGACATAGATGCGGACTATGTGTTCATAAGCCTAGTTCGTTAAGCGCCATTGTTTAAATTCATAAAAAATTAAATTTATTCTTCTTGAAACAAGAAAAGATAGAAAGAAGCTGCATCCCAGAATGAGAAAAGTAAATTCTATATATGATATGATTCAAGAATGGTTCCAATTAAAAAAAATCACCAGTGGACTTACTGGATCTGAGTTACGATCAGTTCGCACTACGCTTTACGTTCAATTTAGTATGTTTTTAATACCAACGCTCCTACTTGTCTCAGTGTATTATAATGAACCGCCAGAAACTCATTTATATTCTTTTATCCATTATTTCATTCTAATAATTCCATTATTATTTGCATTCGTCCTTATTAGGATGCGTTATTTCAATTTATCCGCTTTACTTACGTTAGTATCTATTAATTACCACCTCGGAGCACTGACATTAGCTCAAGCAGATGATCCGGCACCGCTAGGTTTTTTAATTACCTCAATTTTATCATTTCTAATGATCTCTAAGAAATTTAATGTTTCCCGATTTATAATGTCTATCGTGCCTTTAGGATTTTATATTTCGAGTCAGTACTATTATAGAGTTTTAGGCGGGAATGCATTATTTGGCCCACCCAAATGGATAGTATCAGCAGAGTATCTCATTCCCCCTCTAATACTAGTATGCTTTCTTATAGTGTTGATTGTTTACCAGTTTGTGAAAGCCGTAGATATGGCAGAAACAAAATTAACCGAAGAACATGAAAAGTCAGAAAAATTATTATTAAATATAATCCCCCAAGAGATAGCTGAAGAATTAAAACAAAAAGGAGTTAGCACACCTAGACAATTTAATTCCGCCACAATTTGTTTTACTGACTTTGAGGGTTTTACAAGTATCGCCGAAACTATGAGTCCAAAAGAGTTGGTAGCTGAATTGGATAGATGTTTTTCATACTTTGATAGCCTAATGGATCATTACAATCTTGAAAAACTAAAAACAATTGGGGATAGTTATATGTTTGTTGGAGGGATCCCCACTGAAAATAAAACACATGCCGTGGATTCTGTAATGGCAGCAATAGAGATACAAGCCTTTATGAACCAAATGAAAGATATAAAAAAATCTCAAAATCTACCGTATTGGGAATTAAGACTAGGAATTCATTCCGGTGAAGTGATTGCCGGAGTAATCGGCGATAAAAAATTTGCGTATGATGTTTGGAGCGATACAGTCAATATAGCAAGCAGATGTGAATCTTCAGGTGCTACTGGAAAGATAAATATATCCGAGGCTACCTTTGAACTTGTTAAAGACTTTTTTGATTGTGATTATCGTGGATATATAGAAGCAAAAAATAAAGGCAAAATTAAAATGTATTTTGTTAATGGTATACTAAAGGAACTTCAAGAAAAAAATAATCCAAACACTCCCAATAGTCAATTCAAAACAAGATATGCATTATTATAACCAAAAGATCATGGAACCATGACAAGGCGTTAACTGTTTAGAACGAATTTAAAATCTTCTAATACAATAATTACGAGATGATACATTTCCAAACCGATCATCGTAGCACATCCGATGTTCGTTGCCAATTTCAGAGCTCTATTTTTTTAGAGTAAATCAAATTTACCAATACAAAAAACCCCGATTATTCCGCATTATCGTATAGCAACTAACAATATTTTAAATTTCACTCTACTTACCCTGCTCCGACTAAAGCAAAATCCCCCTCTCTGATTCTCATACATACAAAATAAAATCTAAAAATATTTGTAAAATGAAATGTAAAAATATCTAGTAAAATATTTGTGATTAGAATAACAAAACCCAGAAATATGAAATTGGAAACTAATAGATTATCATTAGGAATTGGCAAGAAAATGATATAGATGATTTAATCGAAGGATTAAACGATTTTAATGTTTCAAAATGGCTTGCTTTAGTGCCATTTCCATATTCAAAGGAAAAAGCCGATGATTGGATAAAGTATTGTATAAAGAATGATACGGAAAATAATCATTTGCAGAAAAAATCAGGTTTTCATTTGAAGAGTTAGGATTAAGAAAACTCGAAAATGGTTTTTTTGATGGAAATGAATCCTCTAAAACAATACAAGAAGGATTTGGATACAAGATTGAAGGAAGAAGACGAAAGAAATATTATTGTATGGCCGATGGCGAATTAAAGGATGAAATAATAACCGGATTATTAAGAGAAGAGTGGATTAAATAAAATAAAAAATATTTCAAAATAGATTTTACTCCATCTAACCATAGCCTACCGTTACTCTACGATATTCGCTTCATTCACCCCTCATGCTCTTCCGCTTTTTAATCCGCGATCATAGATAATAACACCTCAAGCTATAGATATGTATAACCCGGTCAAAGATGGTATAAAAAAAACAGTTCAATCGGTAAGATATACCGAGGCGACACCGCCGCGCGATTTGTCAGAATTAGTGCATTGGTTTTGGGAACTGAAGACTGAATCTGTTTTGCCTGATGATTTCTGTCTTCACGTCCTTCCCGATGCTTGTGTAAATATCCTATTCAATATGGCAGATCCGCCAACTGCAGCGAACTCTCAAAAAGACAACGGGCTTTTCTCCTCACGACTTTCTCAAAGTATTACGCCTGCAACAGTCATTCAGAGGACATTACTTGGAGTCTTACGCTGACCAGTCCCACTTCATTCACTCGTTTAAAAAAATTACAGGTTACACACCCGCCGAATACTTCAAAAATTTTAATGTCTGATATATACAATACAAACTGTATATCGACCGCTATAATAAACCTTCAATATGTTAGAAATAACAAACGAAGGAGATACTTTTTATGGCAAAGACCAATGCAATCGGATGGTTCGACATCTACGTAAATGATTTAGAACGGGCTGCAATATTTTATGAAAGCGTATTCAAGCAAAAGCTTGAAAAAATGCCCGATCCGACAGGTGAAACAAAAATGATGAGTTTCCCTGCGGAGATGGCATCCTATGGGGCAGCAGGTGCTCTAGTAAAGTCAAACCATGCCGGCCCGGGAATCGGTGGCACAATGGTTTACTTTAGTGTTGAAGATTGTTCAGTAGAAGAATCAAGAGTTGTTGCCGCCGGAGGTAAAATAATCAGACCGAAGTTCTCAATTGGAGAATTCGGCTGGGTAACGTTATGTGAAGACTCTGAGGGAAATATGTTCGGTCTCAATTCAATGAAGTAATGTCACCTAATTATCATTAGTGAATAAAAAATTACAAACGCTTCGTCCGGAACGCCCCAAAAACGATCCGGACGTCAAAAAACAATTTCTTTCCAATCTACCTTCCTATCTAAAGCCTGCCAGTAACTTAGTATCAGCTGGAAACGGACTTTACACCTGAAAGATCATCCCCTCTTATCGTTTTGACAAACTTGCGCCTTAGGAGGTTACATCATCCATGATAACCAGGATCCGATCCGCTTTCCGTTGGATACTCGGACGGCACCTTATAGCTTTCCTCCCTGAGGAAGAGCGACGCTCCTTTCGTCTCACTGCCAATACTCTGGTCTGCCTGGCAGCACAGATTTTTTTGTGTTTCTCATTATGGGTGCAACTGGTCGCAATTGCTTTCATCTTCCCCGGCCAACAAGCAAATCTATATCTATCGGTAGCCATGCTCCTACCTCTGCTGATCGTCGTTCGCAAACGCAAAGTTACGCGAATGGTTCTTGCTTTCGTTCCGTTTTTTTTGTTTATCGCGCACGAGACCTACTTCAAAGTCCTAGGAGGAAATCGCTCAAGAGTTGAAGGACAAGGGAGTTTCCGAACCTCGCCTTCATAACAACGCAACCGTTTGTTTTACCGACTTCCAAGGTTTCACTCAGATTGCAGAGACACTGTCACCGACGGAACTCGTTGGAGAACTCGACCGTTGTTTCTCATACTTTGGACTCTTGGCGGATCTCAGACGGGCGGGAGAAGAGAGAATTCCCAACGAAGAATTTCGAAAACGGTATAAACAGCTCTAACACCGCTCTTAGAACTCGCGAAACCAAGAAACAGTCGTCGTCAAACCCCAAAATGACAATCGGAACCTTTTTTGAGTCAATCTTAAAAGGTTGACTTTTTTCCCTTATATAACAACATGTTTATATAAACGATTAGCTATGCAAACTCTCGACTCTACCTTCGCCGCACTCGCTGACCCAACTCGCCGTGCGATACTTATGCGCCTTGCGAAAGGCGACTCAACTGTTATGGAGCTCGCTAAACCCTTCCAAATGAGCCAGCCAGCCATCTCGCGGCATCTCAAAATTTTGGAGGAAGCAGGCCTTATTTCAACCACGATCCGTGCGCAAGAGCGTCCTCGCCGACTTGAAACTGCGCCGCTCAAAAAGGCCACGGATTGGATTGAGAAGTACCGCCAAATGTGGGAGAAACGTTACCAAGCGCTCGACGGACTACTCGAAGAATTGCAGGCAATACAAACAAATGGAGATCAATGAAAATGACAACAGATCAAAAAGAATTGAAGGTAGAGCTACGGGGCGAAACCGAAGTAGTGGTTACGCGCTATTTTGCGGCACCTCGTCAATTGGTATTCGATTGTTTTACAAAACCGGAATTGATGCGCCGATGGTTGACTGGTCCGGAAGGCTGGACTGTTGAGAAGATAGAGAACGATCTTAGGGTCGGCGGCAAATACCTGTACGTCTTTGCGGATTCAAACGGAAACAAAGGAGGTGTTTATGGAAAATTCCTAGAGGTGATCGTGCCTGAGAAAGTTGCAAATAACGAGAATTATGCGATGGACATGGCTACGTTTGATCCGGACGGTCCGGAAAATCCGGATGCTACCGTCGAGTCCCGCACATTTACTACCGAAGGAAATCTAACTCTCATGACTCATGTATGCAAATACGCCTCTGCGGAAGTGCGTAAGGCGGAACTTGGCGCGGCTGAAGGTTGGGTAGAACTCTGCAAAGTACTCGATAAATTATTATTAGAGCTTGTTT
The nucleotide sequence above comes from Leptospira kobayashii. Encoded proteins:
- a CDS encoding SRPBCC domain-containing protein translates to MTTDQKELKVELRGETEVVVTRYFAAPRQLVFDCFTKPELMRRWLTGPEGWTVEKIENDLRVGGKYLYVFADSNGNKGGVYGKFLEVIVPEKVANNENYAMDMATFDPDGPENPDATVESRTFTTEGNLTLMTHVCKYASAEVRKAELGAAEGWVELCKVLDKLLLELV